TTATTGTGGAGATAATCTGTTTTGAGTTCTGCAGGAATCTTTTCCAGTCCTTCATACGTGATGAAGTCAACTTTTGAGGGATTATTTTCCCGGATACGGATGTTGATATCCAATTTTTTCCCACCGTTTTTCCTGACAATGGTGGTATCCAGATCGGTAAAAAAAAAGCCTTTATAGGTGTAGAGTTTCTTGATGAGGAAGAGGTCTTTTTCAAATTCCTCTTTATTGAATGCTCTTCGGGATCCCCCGAAGAGACCGAGTCCCAGAAAGGATCGGTTTTCGGCGGTTACAATGATCAGGCGAAGTTCCTCCTCACTGATCGATTTATTGCCGCTGAAGTGGATGTTGTTCACATATGGCGATACGGCCACCTGTTTTTTCCCTGTGCTTATCGATCTGCCCTGTGCCGGAAATGCACAGAGCAGAAGAAGGGAGATAAGAGTCAATACTGCTTTTGTCAAGCATGAATCCTGTTTTGTTCTACGTTAATGGCTCTTCATCACCGTAGCCAAAGTCTTCGTCGGTAGGATAGTCGGGCCATATTTCATCAAGGCTCTCATACATATCATCGCTTTCGGGAAGATCGAGCAGGTTGTCGATCACCTGCTGGGGCGCACCGCTCCTGTTTGCGTAATTGATAAGTTCATCTTTTGTTACAGGCCACGGAGCGTCAGCTATATGACGGGCAAGGTCTAAATTCCAATACATACGACGTCGATTGAGTTATTCAGGTTAGGAGTTATTGTCGCTCTGTTCCGGCGCAGGTTTTTGTGTTGTGATAAACTTGTCCGGATTGCTTTCATCAAAGAAATAAGCGGTTGGGTTGACTTTTACATTGTCTTTCTGTACTTCATAGTGCAGATGGGGGCCAGTTGAGAGGCCGGTATTTCCCGAAAGTGCGATGATTTCACCGCGTTTGACTCTCTGCCCCTGGCGCACCAGAGATTTGGAGAGATGGGCATAGATGGTTTGATAGCCGAAACCGTGATTGATGGTTATTTTTTGTCCGTACCCTCTGTCATATCCCGAATAGGCAATAACCCCGTCACCTGTCGACTGCACCCTTGTGCCTTCAGCAGCGGAAAAATCAATGCCTGAGTGAAAAAGGGTAACCTTGTAGATTGGGTGTACCCGTTTTCCAAAAGCGCTGGTAATCGCGCCACTGACAGGCCTGATGTTGGGTATACTGGAAAAATAGGAGGTTGAAGTGGGCTCTTCACTCTGCACTCTTGATTCGGTGGCGTTGTTTCTCTGACGATCTATCTGCAGGATGAGCTGTTCAATCATCTGTTCCGTACTTGCGAGTATTCCTTCGGTCGTGTTTGCCCTGGGAGCTGGAGTTTTGGTTTCAATCGATTGTGCCTCTTCAGCAAGGAGGGTTGCCGGAGCCCCGATGACGAAAGAAAAAAGGGCAAGAGAGAGAGCAACAATTCCTGAAGAGAGGCAGGCAAAGAGGCTCTCTTTAGCGTTTCTGCCGTATTCTGAGACAGCCATAAACCGATGTTTCAAAGTCATGTGGTATCGGGGATTGTTGGTCTGAACAGGAATGTCATTCATAGCCAAATATAAAAAAACTTTTTTGGATAATCTCAATGATTAGTGGGCTTCCAGCCAGTTTTTTCCAATGCCGGTATCGACCAGAACAGGGACATTTTTTAGTCCGCAACGTATTGCTGCATCAATCATTGCCTGTTCTACAAGTTTTGAAAGCGGCTCTTTTTCTGCATCAGTGGTTTCAAAGAGCAGTTCGTCATGTACCTGGAGAAGCATGACTGATTTCATGTTCAGATGGCGCATCCTGCTGCTGCAGAGGTTCATGGCGCATTTGATGATATCAGCGGCTGTGCCCTGAATCGGCGTATTCATGGCAGCTCTTTCTGCCGCTTTTTTCAGGTTGGTATTCCTGCTGTTGAGATCAGCAAGATAACGACGACGTCCGAGGATCGTTGTGACATACCCTTTTTCCCTTCCGGTTACAATAATTTCCTGCAATGCCTTGAAGAGCCCGGGATATTTCGAGATGTAGGTGTCGATAATGGCCTTGGCCTCTTTTTGGGGAATATTGAGTCTTCGTGAGAGGCCAAATGGCATGATGCCGTAAAGAACTCCAAAATTCACCTCTTTTGCCTTGCGTCTCATATCGCTGGTAATTTCATCGGTGTCGAAAATTACCTTTGCTGTTGCGGTGTGAATGTCTTCCCGGTTGCGGAATGCTTCGAGGAGTTGAGGATCTCCGGAAATTTCTGCAGCAATTCTGAGTTCAATCTGCGAATAGTCTGCAGAGAGTAGCCAGTTTTCAGGTGTTGAAGGTATAAATGCCCTGCGTATCTCTTTGCCGAGGGGACTGCGTATGGGTATGTTTTGCAGGTTTGGATTGGAAGAGGAGAGTCGGCCAGTTGCCGTGATGAATTGATTAAATGTAGTATGCAACCGACCTGTCAGAGGATTGACCATTTTTGGCAAGGCGTCGATATAGGTACTCTTGAGTTTCTGCAGGCTTCGGTATTCGAGGAGGTCACGTGCGATGGGAAAGAGTGTCGCAAGCTCCTCAAGCACTTCAACATTGGTTGAATAGCCTGTTTTTGTTCTCTTTTTTGGTGGAAGCGCAAGGAGATCAAAGAGAATATGGGCAAGCTGTTTGGGGGAATCGATGTTGAAGGCGGAGCCTGCTGCAGCATAAATTGTTTCTGTCAGGAGCTCGAGCTCTTTTTTAACCCGTTCGGAAGCCTTTTCAAGATGGTGGGTGTCGATGCATATGCCGGCATATTCCATTTCGGCAAGGACTGTGACCAGCGGGAACTCAATGTTTTCGCAAAGCCAGAGCAGTTCAGTTTCTCCGTCGAGTTTTTTGCGGAAAACACCCTCAAGCTGAAGAGCAAGATCGGCATCCTGGCAGGCATAGTCTGAGAGCTTTTCGGGATCAACCTCGAAAATATGCTGTTTTGTTTTTCCGGTTCCAACCAATTCATCAAAGGTTGTCGTTCGGTAGCCGAGGTGGTGGGCGGCCAGGTCGTCAAGGTTATGTTTTTCTTCAGGATTGAGCACATAGCTCGCAAGCATGGTGTCGAATGCAACAGGAGAGAGCTCTATGCCGTATTTTTTGAGAACGAGCATGTCATATTTGAGGTTCTGGCCAATTTTCGGCAGGGATGGATTTTCAAGGAGCGGTTTCAGGATTTCGACTGTTTTATCCCGGTCAAGGGCGCTCTGCGCGAAAGAGATAAATCGCGCTTTTCCTGTTTCAACCGCGATCGATATCCCTGCCAGTTCGGCTTCAAAGGTGTCAAGACTGGTGGTTTCCGTGTCGACGGCAATATGCCGGGCATCGTGCAGAGACTCCATCAGTTCCATCAGTTTATCGACTGTGTCGATACGGGCATAGTCGGCATTCTCCCGGGGTGATCGGAGAGCGGGCTCTTCTTCATGAAAAGGGGAGGAGGGTTCCTCATGGAGCGGAGCTGTTGCTGAGGGCGCTTGCTGAAGCTCGCCAAAAAGAGCCAATATTCTTGAGGAAATGGTTTTAAGACCGAGTTTTTGCAGCAGCGGGAAAAGCTTTGCCGGGTCAGGTAATCCGCAGGCAAGCTCTTTCAGGGTAACGTCGATCTGTAAATCGGTGCGTATGGTGACCAGTTGTGTTATCAGATCAAGCGTGGGTTGAAATGCTTCAAGGCTTTGGCGGTTTTTCGGGGAGATCGTGTCGAGATGGTTGTAGATATTCTGCAGGGAACCGTATTGGTCAAGCAGGGAGATGGCGGTTTTCGGGCCAATCCCTTTTGCTCCGGGAATATTGTCGGAGGTGTCGCCGGTGAGGGTGAGGAACGGGATAAAAAGCTCAGGGGGAACCCCGAACTGTTCGATAATCTCTTTTTTCCCAAGCAGTTCAAGCTCATTCTGGTTTTTGCCGGGTTTGAGGATGTTTACTCCCTCATGGACCAGTTGGGCAAGATCCTTGTCGGGGGTGACAATATAGACCTGGCACATTGGGCTGAATTTACGGGAGGCGGTGCCAATAAGATCGTCCGCTTCGTATCCCGGGGTTTTAATGAGCGGAATATCAAACGCTTCAAGCAGCTTGAAAATGGCGTCAAGTTGCATGATGAGATCTTCGGGTGGCGCCTGTCGATTGGCTTTGTAAAGAGGATAAAGATCGTGTCGGAAGGTTTTTTCCTTGCTGTCAAATACCGCTGCAAGGTATTGTGGCCTGTAGGTTTCAAAGATTTTAAGCAATGTGGATGCAAAGCCATAAATAGCTCCGGTCGGCATGCCCTCCTGACTTGTCATGCCCGTCCGTTGCAGGGCATAAAAGGAGCGGTAAACGATGGCCATGCCGTCGAGCAGAAAGAGTGCTGGTTTTTTTGTGATGGTTGCCGGGTTCTTGATTCTCTCTTCCGGATTGGCTGGCGGGAAGAAGTCGAGCTGCCGATTATTCATTCTGCAATCACTCCATAACTTCCAAGGACGTTGACCATGGTGGCAAATTCTTTGAGATGGCAAAGGGCGTTCTGGATATTCCGATCGTTCTGATCACCGATAAAATCAACATAAAAAAGATATTCAAAGGCTTTTTTTCTGAACGGTCTCGATTCGATTTTGGTCAGGTCAATATCACGCATGGCGAATGTTGCCAGTGCCTTGAACAGTGATCCTTGTTCGTTGGGGAGCGTGAAGACGATTGATGTTTTGTGCTGTGCGCTCTTCGCAGTTGTTTCAGGGAGCGGGTTTTCCGGATTTTTCGCATGTGCAATACAGAAAAAGCGGGTAATGTTCCACTCCTCGTCGGCCAGATTTTCCTGGAGGATCTCAAGTCCGTAGAGTTCGCCTGCCCTTTTTGATGCTATGGCAAGTTTTCCGGGATCTTTTTCAGCGGCTATCATTTTTGCGCTTCCCGCCGTATCATAGGCAACTTCAGCTTTGAGGTGTTGGTGAGTGGCAAAAAAGTTTCGGCACTGGGCCAATGCCTGTGGGTGTGAAAGTACCTTCAAAGCCCTTTCTGTGGATGAACCGGGAATGCCAAGCAGGCAATGTTTTACCTTGACGAAGGTTTCTGCCACAATGGTGACGGGATGCTGCAGCAGAAGGTCGTAGTTATGATGAATGCTGCCTCCAAGTGAATTTTCAATGGGGATGACGGCATAATGAACCTTCTGGTTTTCAACAGCCGCGAAGACCTCGTCAAATGATTCGAAGGGTTTTGGCTCTCCAATCCGGAGTGCGGCGATCTCACTGTATGCTCCTGGTTCACCCTGGTAGGCGGTCATCAAGTTTGTCATTGTTTTTTCTTGTTGTTAACTTGCGGGAATACCGTCAGATTTGATTTTATTTAAAGAAAATAAATCTATTATCATAGGCGGGCATCTGGAGGAATAATAAATCAGCATTTTTTATTATGTCAGGACATAGCAAATGGGCAACCATTAAGAGAAAAAAGGCGGTAACCGATCAAAAAAGAGGCAGTTTGTTCACCAAACTGGTCAAGGAGATTACGATTGCAGCAAAAATGGGTGGTGGTGACCCAGCGGGTAATCCTCGTCTCAGGCTTGCAATCGATACGGCCAGGGATAATTCCATGCCGATGGACAATATCCAGCGTGCCATCAAGAAGGGAACGGGAGAGCTTGAGGGGGTAACCTGGGATGAGATTACCTATGAAGGGTATGGTCCTGCAGGGATTGCGCTGATTATTGAGACTGCTACAGACAATCGTAACCGTACCGTAGCTGATATTCGTCACATTATGAGTCGTAACAATGGTTCGCTCGGTGAAAGCGGTAGTGTTGCCTGGATGTTTCAGCGCAAGGGAACGCTTGATGTTCCACGATCGGCTGCCGGAGAGGATCAGCTTATGGAACTTCTGCTCGAGGCCGGTCTTGAAGATCTTGGCAGCGATGATGAGAACTATTTTACCGTCATAACTGACGTCAAGGATCTTGAGCGTGTCAAAAAAGCGCTTGATGATGCCGCTATCATGTATGAGAATGCAAAAATTGATCTGATACCCGAAAATTATATTGAGCTTGAAGCCGAGGATGCCCGCAAGGTGATCAAACTGATTGATGCATTTGAAAATAATGATGATGTGCAGGCGGTATACACGAATATGGAGATCAGTGAAAGTGCAATGAGCAGTTTAAACGAGTAAAAGAGTGGTTGTTCTGGGAGTTGATCCTGGAAGTCGGCTTACGGGCTACGGCGTAATTCGTCAGGAGGGTACGTTTTTTACGGTGCTCTCTTGTGGAGTTATCCGGCTTCATCCTCGCAGTAGTCATGCGGAGCGTATTGGTCAGATTTACAGGGAGCTTGAAGCAGTTATTACGGATTATGCTCCTGAATGTGTTGCACTTGAAACTGTTTTTTTGAGCAGGAATGTGCAGTCGGCATTGAAACTTGGTCAGGTACGGGGTGCCGTAATTGCTCTTGCGATGAACCGGAATCTTCTCTTGCACGAATATGCCCCTCGCGAAGTGAAGTCGGCAGTAACCGGAAAAGGGGCGGCCAGCAAGGAGCAGGTTGCGTTTATGGTCGCAAGGATGCTTGCTCTTAATCCGGTTCCTGAACCTTTCGATGTTACCGATGCCCTCGGGATTGCGCTCTGTGATCTGCTGAGAGGCGGAAGCCGGGAACCTTTTAAGAGTGCAGGACAGAGCAGAAAAGGGGGAATGAGCTGGTCGCAGTTTGTTGGGGCATCGCCCGATATGGTTATCCGGTTATTTCAAAAATAAATTCACCACTGTGGAAGGTCGTATCGTAAATATCCCGAATTTTCTCAGTATTCTGAGGATACTCTTGATACCCTGGTTTATCTACTACTTTCATACGGGTCATCTTGATATAGCCATTACTATTATGATTGTGGCTGTTCTGACCGACTGGTTTGATGGCCAGGCGGCCCGATGGACGAATGATGTTTCAGAGATGGGAAAAATTCTTGACCCCCTTGCCGACAAGCTTTGTCTTGCAAGTGTTGCGGTTTATTTTCTCTGGGTCGGGCAGCTCCCTTTATGGTTTGTGCTTTTTGCTGTGCTCCGCGATATTCTGATTTTTATTGGAGCGGGTTATGTGAAATTTCGTCATTCAGTGGTGACGACATCCCTTTGGCCGGGGAAATGGGCGGTGGGTTTTGTCTCCATGCTCTTTATTGCCATGGTCTGGCCTCATCCGTTTTTCAGGGAATATCTGGTCAAAGAGTTTTTTTTATATCTCTCGACGCTTATGCTCTTTTACTCGTTTGTTCTCTACTGCCTGAGGTTTTATAAAATTCACAAGGGGCTGGAGTATCGGGCCTGAGTTTCAGCAGCTCTTTTTCATTCCCTGAAAGGGCTTTTCCCTTCATTTTCGGTTTCATTTCTCCCTGTTTTTTATAGTCACCATTATGCTTATCCTGATATGGATAACTTTTTCTGTGAAGACGGGATTTTAACGTAACGATACGGGAACCTCTTTCTTCATATGATGTTAATTGCATTAACACGCTTTATGGCGTTGGTTGCAAAATGTGGATAACTTGTTGATGGAATGTGGAGTCCGTGTGGTCAGCCAGGGAGAGAACTGTTTTGCAGCAGAGCACAGGCTGCTGTTTTTCAGGCCTCAGACGGAGAGGGGCGCCGGGGTATCTGTTGTGTGCTCCGAAGCGCCCTGCTCCAATTCTGCTACAGGGCACGCTTCATGCACACTGGGTTATTCCATTACTTGCTCTTTGGTGCAACCGTGGCCATGAGGGAAGCTTCGCATACAAGTTCTCCCCTTACATAGGCTTTGGCGTCAAATTGGCAGATGTTTCTGCGCTTGTTGGTCAGGATTGCTTCGATAACAAGTGTGTCGCCCGGAAGCACGGGTTTGCGGAATCGAGCCTTGTCGATACCCATGAAGAGCACGACACTCTCCTTGATGTTATCATTGCCGTTGAGCATCATGATGCCGCCCGTCTGGGCCATGGCTTCAAGGATGAGAACGCCGGGCATGATGGGATTTCCGGGAAAATGGCCCTGGAAAAACGGCTCATTGATGGTGACGTTTTTGATCGATACAATTTTTTCGTCAAGCTTGAACTCTATAATCTTGTCGATCAACAGAAAAGGGTAGCGGTGGGGGAGGATCTGTTGAATAGCATTGATGTCGAAAATAACGCCGGCTTTTTTTTCATGCTGGAACTGTCGGGCAAGCTTGTTACGATCGACATATTTTTTGAGCTGCTTTACGAACTCCACATTCGATGCATGACCGGGACGTGCCGCGAGCACCTGAGCCTTGAGTGGCATACCAAGAAGTGCGATGTCGCCGAGAAGGTCGAGCAGTTTATGGCGCGCAGGTTCGTTCTTGAAACGAAGTTCACGATTGTTGAGGATGCCATTGTCACCAAGTACAAGATTTTTGCTCTCAATACCGAGTTTTTTGCCAAGATCGGAAAGCTCCTGTTCGCACATGGTTTTGTCGATAATGACAATAGCGTTGTCGACATCACCACCCTTGATGATTCCCTGGTTTGCAAGGGCTTCCACTTCGCTGAGAAAGCAGAATGTTCTGGAGGATGAAAATTCTTTGACAAATTCTTTGTCCAGATCAAAGAGGCCGGAGTGCTGCGAGCCAAGCGCCGGGTTTTTGTAGTCAACCATGACGGTTATTCTGAAGCTGTCGAGAGGCAGGGCTACAATATCAACGCTGTTGTTGGCATCATGGTATTCAATGGTTTCATCGATGACCAGGTAATTTTTTGGTTCATCCTGTTCCTTGAACCCGGCTTCGATCAGCGCTGCGGCAAAAGGGTGTGAGCTTCCGTCCATGACAGGAGGTTCCGGGCCGCTTATTTCGATGCGGCAGTTATCGATCTGCAGGCCGTAAAGCGCTCCGAGAACATGTTCGGTGGTGTGCACCTTTACACCATTGAGTCCGATGGTGGTACCCCTCAGAACATCAACGACATTCTCGATCAGGGCTGGTATTTCAGGGCTGTCGTCGATATCGGTACGCACAAAACGATACCCATAGTTGACTGGTGCAGGTTTGAAGGTAATCATGCACTCTTTGCCGGTGTGAAGTCCGGAACCCCAGAGAGAGACCTCTTTTTGAAGTGTACGCTGAAGAATGAGCATAGTGGAATTGTTGCTCCTGTTTCGGTTATCCGTGCAGGAAATGAAGACTGATTGTTATAATGAAAAACTATACAGGCCCTGAAGATAAGAAAGAACTGATTCCTCTTCAAATCAGCCTGGTTGCAGGGTCTTGTCTGGTACTGGTTTTTTTATGTGAAATGTTTCAGCGCTTTTTCAAGCAGAAGAGGGTGGGTTATGTTGTTGCCTGCAATAATACTCTGCTTCAGAAAAACATCAGGATCCCCACTAAAGTCAGTGATGGTACCTCCTGCTTCACGGACAAGCAGGACACCGGCAGCAAAATCCCACGGAAAGAGTTTGTATTCCCAAAAGCCATCAAAGCGGCCACAGGCGGTGTAGGCAAGATCAAGGGCTGCTGAGCCTGCACGCCGAATGCCGGCAGAATCATGAATAACCTCCTTGAGCATGCCGATGTATGATTCGAGGTAGTGATACTCCTTGAAGGGCATGCCGGTTCCAATGAGAAAACTCTCTTTGTCCGTGCGGCTTGATATGGTGATCTTTTTTCCGTTAAGGTAAGCTCCCTGACCGCGTTCGGCGGTAAAAAGCTCTTTGAGAACTGGCTGATAGACCACAGCGGTGAGCAGCTCATCATCGCTCCCTTTGAGCGCTATGCTGATTGAGAAAACGGGAAAAGAGTGAATAAAATTAAGCGTGCCATCAAGAGGATCGACAATCCATGTTCTTCCTGAAGTGCCGGTTATGATGGTGCCCTCTTCGCAGAGCATGCTGTCTTCGGGAAAGTTTTCGGTGATAATTGAGCTGATTGCCGCTTCACAGGCTTTATCGACGTCGGTGACAAAATCCTTGAACTCTTTTACCTGGATTTCGGGATGGGAGAGTTCTCCGAATTTTTCAAGGGTTATAGCTCCCGCAGCATGAGCCGCCCTGATGGCTGTCTGCAGTTCTTTACTTTGAGCTCTCATGCAACAGTATGGGTTGGAGTTGAAGTGGTCGTCAATATAGCATTTCCCGGAGAGAGTACCTATAAGTCTCAGTCCTCTTGTTTCTGCAGGGAATTATCGGAAGGCTCCTTGTGTTTAAGGTGTTCAGTTCAATAATTTTAACACTGATGTCATGAATGTCAATATTCCGAAACTTGCGCTCTGTATCGGGTTGTGTTTCGTCTTCGCCTTTGCCGGCAGCACCTTTACTCCTGTACCGGGTTCTGATTGGTACTACCATGTGCTGAACAAACCTTCATGGAATCCGCCGGACTGGCTCTTCCCTCCTGCATGGAGCCTGCTTTTTCTGCTCATGGGTATTGCGCTTTATCTTGTTGTTCAGCAGTACTCCAAAGAGACAAAGATTCGTGGGGCTCTGATTGTCTTCGGTGCCCAGCTTTTACTCAATCTTGGCTGGTCGGCAGCATTTTTTGGACTGCACTCTCCCGTGCTTGCGATGGTGGTGATTGTCCTGCTCTGGTTGGCTATTGTGTTGACGATTGTGAAATTCCGTGCTGTTTCTCCGATGGCTGGCAATCTGCTGATTCCCTACCTCATGTGGGTGACGTTTGCCTCATTTCTGAACTTTACGATTGTGCAGCTTAATTGATTGAATAATTTTTCGCGGCGCTCAATCTTCAGGTGAGAGAGAAAAGGATGCGTTGAGGGTGCATCCTTTTTTCATGCGGTTAAGTGGGTTAATTGAAAATGACGGCAAGAACATCCATCTCTTTTTTCCCGTTTTTTGCAGCAATCTCACGGATGGACATGGCTGAACTCTCCACAGCAATCCCTTTTTGTTCAAGTTTCAGGATAATGCTTTCACTCTTTTGCCCGGCGACAACTGCCACGGTTTCAAGTTTCGACTTCTCAAGCGCTCTGGTCATTTTCATTCTTGGATTCTGTTCATTTCGGGCTGGCATAACTATGCTGAGTATGGTAATAAGCAGGCCAGCGCCGATAATGGCCAAAGCAGGTTTTCGCGTAAAATAGCCGGTAAAGGCTTTCCAGTTTGCTGCGATGTGTAACAGAACACCCGCGACCATTGCCCAGCTCAGCCATTCATGAACAGGTTTGGTGTATCCAGCTTCAATTTTAAAAAACATCAGGATGCCTGTTACGGCAAGAATGACAAAGGTTCCGGTGGCCAGCGGTGTGGCCCATGATTTCATTGGTGCGCTCATGGTTGTGTTCTCTTGTTTTTTTGTTTGTTTTATGATTTCGTGAAGGCATAGTTCGATGAACGCCACATTCGACGCTGATTGTGGTAAAATCTTGTGCAGGCGGGCGCCGACGGGGGAAAAAGGCCGGAAAAACAGAAAGCGCAGTCTAAGCTGCGCTTTCTGTTGTTTATCGGGCGATCGAAGAGTGAGCAAGCGGGAACGCTTAGTCGTTTTCCTGATCGCGGAGGTTTTCAAGAACACCGAAATCCTCAAGTGTCGTGACATCTCCCTTGATTTCGTTGCTTGTGGCAAGCTCACGAAGGAGACGACGCATGATTTTTCCGCTGCGTGTTTTTGGAAGACCTTTGGCCCATCTGATCTCATCGGGTTTGGCAATAGGTCCGATCTCCTTGGCAACGTGGTTGCGAAGCGCTTCACGGAGCGTCATGTCACCGACATATTCATCTTTCAGGGTCACAAAGGCTACAAGGGCATTGCCTTTGAGTTCATCAGGACGGCTGACAACGGCGGCCTCTGCAACAGCCTCGTGGGATACCAGCGCGCTTTCGACCTCACTGGTGCCAAGGCGGTGACCTGAAACGTTGACCACATCATCGACTCGACCCATGATCCAGATGTAGCCATCCTCATCCTTGCGGGCGCCATCACCGGTAAAGTACATGTCGTGGAATTCAGACCAGTAG
The DNA window shown above is from Pelodictyon phaeoclathratiforme BU-1 and carries:
- a CDS encoding DUF2795 domain-containing protein, with translation MYWNLDLARHIADAPWPVTKDELINYANRSGAPQQVIDNLLDLPESDDMYESLDEIWPDYPTDEDFGYGDEEPLT
- a CDS encoding CDP-alcohol phosphatidyltransferase family protein, which gives rise to MEGRIVNIPNFLSILRILLIPWFIYYFHTGHLDIAITIMIVAVLTDWFDGQAARWTNDVSEMGKILDPLADKLCLASVAVYFLWVGQLPLWFVLFAVLRDILIFIGAGYVKFRHSVVTTSLWPGKWAVGFVSMLFIAMVWPHPFFREYLVKEFFLYLSTLMLFYSFVLYCLRFYKIHKGLEYRA
- the pheA gene encoding prephenate dehydratase; this translates as MTNLMTAYQGEPGAYSEIAALRIGEPKPFESFDEVFAAVENQKVHYAVIPIENSLGGSIHHNYDLLLQHPVTIVAETFVKVKHCLLGIPGSSTERALKVLSHPQALAQCRNFFATHQHLKAEVAYDTAGSAKMIAAEKDPGKLAIASKRAGELYGLEILQENLADEEWNITRFFCIAHAKNPENPLPETTAKSAQHKTSIVFTLPNEQGSLFKALATFAMRDIDLTKIESRPFRKKAFEYLFYVDFIGDQNDRNIQNALCHLKEFATMVNVLGSYGVIAE
- a CDS encoding M23 family metallopeptidase → MAVSEYGRNAKESLFACLSSGIVALSLALFSFVIGAPATLLAEEAQSIETKTPAPRANTTEGILASTEQMIEQLILQIDRQRNNATESRVQSEEPTSTSYFSSIPNIRPVSGAITSAFGKRVHPIYKVTLFHSGIDFSAAEGTRVQSTGDGVIAYSGYDRGYGQKITINHGFGYQTIYAHLSKSLVRQGQRVKRGEIIALSGNTGLSTGPHLHYEVQKDNVKVNPTAYFFDESNPDKFITTQKPAPEQSDNNS
- a CDS encoding TspO/MBR family protein — encoded protein: MNVNIPKLALCIGLCFVFAFAGSTFTPVPGSDWYYHVLNKPSWNPPDWLFPPAWSLLFLLMGIALYLVVQQYSKETKIRGALIVFGAQLLLNLGWSAAFFGLHSPVLAMVVIVLLWLAIVLTIVKFRAVSPMAGNLLIPYLMWVTFASFLNFTIVQLN
- a CDS encoding inositol monophosphatase family protein, with amino-acid sequence MRAQSKELQTAIRAAHAAGAITLEKFGELSHPEIQVKEFKDFVTDVDKACEAAISSIITENFPEDSMLCEEGTIITGTSGRTWIVDPLDGTLNFIHSFPVFSISIALKGSDDELLTAVVYQPVLKELFTAERGQGAYLNGKKITISSRTDKESFLIGTGMPFKEYHYLESYIGMLKEVIHDSAGIRRAGSAALDLAYTACGRFDGFWEYKLFPWDFAAGVLLVREAGGTITDFSGDPDVFLKQSIIAGNNITHPLLLEKALKHFT
- a CDS encoding bifunctional UDP-3-O-[3-hydroxymyristoyl] N-acetylglucosamine deacetylase/3-hydroxyacyl-ACP dehydratase; protein product: MLILQRTLQKEVSLWGSGLHTGKECMITFKPAPVNYGYRFVRTDIDDSPEIPALIENVVDVLRGTTIGLNGVKVHTTEHVLGALYGLQIDNCRIEISGPEPPVMDGSSHPFAAALIEAGFKEQDEPKNYLVIDETIEYHDANNSVDIVALPLDSFRITVMVDYKNPALGSQHSGLFDLDKEFVKEFSSSRTFCFLSEVEALANQGIIKGGDVDNAIVIIDKTMCEQELSDLGKKLGIESKNLVLGDNGILNNRELRFKNEPARHKLLDLLGDIALLGMPLKAQVLAARPGHASNVEFVKQLKKYVDRNKLARQFQHEKKAGVIFDINAIQQILPHRYPFLLIDKIIEFKLDEKIVSIKNVTINEPFFQGHFPGNPIMPGVLILEAMAQTGGIMMLNGNDNIKESVVLFMGIDKARFRKPVLPGDTLVIEAILTNKRRNICQFDAKAYVRGELVCEASLMATVAPKSK
- the ruvC gene encoding crossover junction endodeoxyribonuclease RuvC; translated protein: MVVLGVDPGSRLTGYGVIRQEGTFFTVLSCGVIRLHPRSSHAERIGQIYRELEAVITDYAPECVALETVFLSRNVQSALKLGQVRGAVIALAMNRNLLLHEYAPREVKSAVTGKGAASKEQVAFMVARMLALNPVPEPFDVTDALGIALCDLLRGGSREPFKSAGQSRKGGMSWSQFVGASPDMVIRLFQK
- a CDS encoding DUF4405 domain-containing protein produces the protein MSAPMKSWATPLATGTFVILAVTGILMFFKIEAGYTKPVHEWLSWAMVAGVLLHIAANWKAFTGYFTRKPALAIIGAGLLITILSIVMPARNEQNPRMKMTRALEKSKLETVAVVAGQKSESIILKLEQKGIAVESSAMSIREIAAKNGKKEMDVLAVIFN
- a CDS encoding YebC/PmpR family DNA-binding transcriptional regulator, whose translation is MSGHSKWATIKRKKAVTDQKRGSLFTKLVKEITIAAKMGGGDPAGNPRLRLAIDTARDNSMPMDNIQRAIKKGTGELEGVTWDEITYEGYGPAGIALIIETATDNRNRTVADIRHIMSRNNGSLGESGSVAWMFQRKGTLDVPRSAAGEDQLMELLLEAGLEDLGSDDENYFTVITDVKDLERVKKALDDAAIMYENAKIDLIPENYIELEAEDARKVIKLIDAFENNDDVQAVYTNMEISESAMSSLNE
- the polA gene encoding DNA polymerase I, which gives rise to MNNRQLDFFPPANPEERIKNPATITKKPALFLLDGMAIVYRSFYALQRTGMTSQEGMPTGAIYGFASTLLKIFETYRPQYLAAVFDSKEKTFRHDLYPLYKANRQAPPEDLIMQLDAIFKLLEAFDIPLIKTPGYEADDLIGTASRKFSPMCQVYIVTPDKDLAQLVHEGVNILKPGKNQNELELLGKKEIIEQFGVPPELFIPFLTLTGDTSDNIPGAKGIGPKTAISLLDQYGSLQNIYNHLDTISPKNRQSLEAFQPTLDLITQLVTIRTDLQIDVTLKELACGLPDPAKLFPLLQKLGLKTISSRILALFGELQQAPSATAPLHEEPSSPFHEEEPALRSPRENADYARIDTVDKLMELMESLHDARHIAVDTETTSLDTFEAELAGISIAVETGKARFISFAQSALDRDKTVEILKPLLENPSLPKIGQNLKYDMLVLKKYGIELSPVAFDTMLASYVLNPEEKHNLDDLAAHHLGYRTTTFDELVGTGKTKQHIFEVDPEKLSDYACQDADLALQLEGVFRKKLDGETELLWLCENIEFPLVTVLAEMEYAGICIDTHHLEKASERVKKELELLTETIYAAAGSAFNIDSPKQLAHILFDLLALPPKKRTKTGYSTNVEVLEELATLFPIARDLLEYRSLQKLKSTYIDALPKMVNPLTGRLHTTFNQFITATGRLSSSNPNLQNIPIRSPLGKEIRRAFIPSTPENWLLSADYSQIELRIAAEISGDPQLLEAFRNREDIHTATAKVIFDTDEITSDMRRKAKEVNFGVLYGIMPFGLSRRLNIPQKEAKAIIDTYISKYPGLFKALQEIIVTGREKGYVTTILGRRRYLADLNSRNTNLKKAAERAAMNTPIQGTAADIIKCAMNLCSSRMRHLNMKSVMLLQVHDELLFETTDAEKEPLSKLVEQAMIDAAIRCGLKNVPVLVDTGIGKNWLEAH